The genome window CCCCTTTGAATTAAGGGAAGAACGGCAAACCGCGATTCTCGTAGCACCTGAACACGAAGTGGAAGCGATGGAACTGGTAAGTCGTATCGGGGTAGCCGTCACGGACAACGAAATGGCGACGCAATCTGAAGAAGCAGCAGAAGCACTCAAACAACGCGATATGACTGTCGCCCAAGAAAACACAAACGAACAAGCAGAGCCTAGCGATTCTACAGAACTCGTTTTTGCCGAACGCGAGGGCATCGGCAGCGTCGTCTATATGGCAGGACAGGGATACGAACTCCGCGTCGGTCCTGAACCTTACGTCATCGTTCCAGAGCGCGACTGGGAGGAGTTCACAGACTTTAGCGCACAGCGTCAAGAGTTTGTGATCCTCCTTCGCCACGAATACCCCGACCTTTTCGAGTGGATTCAAGACGGGAAACTGCTCGCAGAATTCATCCGCCTCATCGAGATGACGTACCAAGAGGGTGCGCCGCCGCTCCCACATCGCTCCAGAGGCACCACTGATGCTGAAGAACCGGATGCGACGCCTTATCATCCGCTTGCACAACTAAGTCTCACCGTCGCCGTGATTTCGCTCATTGCGGTGCTTTTTCAGGTCCCGTGGCAGGTAAATCTCGTGCTAGCGGTCATTGCTGTGGCGTCAGCGGTCGCCGCGAAACACCAGATCGATGTCAGTGACGGCGCATCAACAGGTGTCCCGATGGCTCTCAGCGCCATTGTGCTTGCGTGTCTCGTCGTCGTGTTTGCGTGGTGGCTGAGTCAGCGTCCGGAACCGGTAGCACCGGAGAGACCCGCCACTCGTGAGATGATTGAGGATCGGTAGAGCGTGTGAAAATTCCGCCAATTGTCTGAATCATGGATTTTCGTGGATTACACAGATTTCGCGGATTCTCAGAAAATAACAACGGATTGATTTCATCCGTAAAATGTAGTATACTTTTCCACACGCAGCATAAAAAGGAGATACATCATGACTGAAAAAACGATCTCATCTGAGAAAAAATTAAAGAACCCCAATGTTTCTCTAAGACCAGAGAAATATAGGGATAAAGAAGACGCTAAAGCGATAAACAGCAGACCTCACCAGTGTCCCAAAACTCCTCGCACCGTGAAACTTCCTCGTCTCAAGTTAGGGTACCTTGTAGCTCAAGTTACAGAGGAAAATGCATACGGAGAAGTTTCCACCGGACCCGCAGTTGGAAATGAAGTATAGTAGGACCAGTATAGTGCCTCATCCATTCTGAATTTTACGGCACACTTGTCGTAGCGGAGAGGTCTCCTCGCCCGATACCAAAGCAGATACCCCCAAGTCGAAACTGGACAATATCTTTTGGGATCGGCAACGGCAAAGACTGTTACGGAATTAAACGAATACTTCTTAACCGAAAACTGAAAGATTTTTCGCAGAAAAACCGAAAGGATTTCAATGGTAGAAGGAGCTTAGCAGGAATGCGAGACAGAGATAAGATTCAGCAGACTCAGGACGCAATCCTCAGGTTGAAGTGTTCTGATTCCCTGACTCTACAAGAGTGGGCAGAACGTATGAAAATCATGTATGGATCATCCCCTGGAACCCCTCCTTTTGATGGTAATTTCATAGATATTGTTGAACAGGCTTTCATCGCTCTACATTCCCAAGGGCATGCCCATCAAATTGTAAAAGATCGGTCTGGAAATAAATCCAGCAAATGGCAGGTAATTTTGAACAGTAATCGCATATTCCAAATACAGCAGATTTGCAACGAGCGAGAAATAACAACACTTTGCCATTTTACCCGCATCGAGAACCTAAAGAGTATTCTACAACGCGGCTTGGAAGGACGACGTATTTTGGAAGAGAGCGAAATACAATTTCTGTGGAATGACTGTCATAGGTATGATAGGTGTCCAGAAGCGAACTGCTTGAGCATCAGTTTCCCAAACTATCAAATGTTCTATAAGCTTAGACAGGAGAAACAGAAAATTGAAGGGGTTAATGACTCCCAATGGATTGTTCTACTTCTTGATGCAAAAGTGCTATGGGAACTGGAGTGCGCGTTTTGCCAACTAAATGCTGCAGACATTGCTGTTACCAGCATTCCATTGGAAGATAGGAAAAGACCTGAGGCATTGAAAGGTATGTTTGCAGATTTTTACCACATCAAACATCAAGATTTATCAATACCCAAGAATTACCCAACACATCCACAAGCAGAAGTTCTTGTCTTCAACAGAATTCCAGTGCAATATATCAAAGCAATCTGCTTTGGGAATGTAGATGCTAAGAATCGATGGCTGCATAACAGCACCGAAACCGACAATGAACTTTCTGAATATAGATTTTACACCGAGAGGCATTACTTTAACGCCAGACGTGATTATGCAAGATGGTGATCGGAAAATTTTGAAAGTCCTCTTTCCACCTCAATTGATGAGGATGATATACCTTTTTAGGAGTTAAGAACAATGGCAAAACGTCCTATTTTTATCCCTGATTTCAGTGGATTTCCGTATGTTGATACGGTAGATATAGAATTCAAATGGCATCCCGGTTTCGCAAAATCACAGATGCAAAAGTCTATAGCCTCTTTGCACAAAGTCGCCGAAAAATCGCAGAAAATCTCTCCAATTTTGGAAATATCGGGAAAATCTGCCTCAGACTTAGGAGTTAGTTTAAGTGCATTTAATCTGTCATTGAAAACACTAAACGATCAAAGGATGAGTGTTGAGTGTGCTTATCAGGGAAGCAAAGTATTTGAAAACGGTGGTCCCTATCACGATTTGTATTCTGTGTCTAGCCGCGAGGCGAAAACGGATGATCGGTTGCGAAATTCTGGGGCCTTAGTCGCTTTTAACTTCTGTGGTGAAAACTTTCCTACTGAACCTAAAACGGCTTTCTATGATTGGTTATATATGAATGCACTGTCCCAGAGAGAAACAGATTTGGTAAAAAAACTCGAAGGGTTTCAAGGTTTTTCAGACATCGTCTTCAATCCCAATCGCTCACTCAATTGCCAAGCGCGTGCCACTGCTCTATTTGTTGCTCTATCCAAAAAGGAATTGATCGATGAGAAGATACTTCAAGATAAAGATCGTTACTTGGCACTCATAACAGAGGAATCACGATCTCTATCAACCGAACTACTCCCGCACCAACTGACTTTCCTCCCTTAATGAACAGAACCTACGCATGGCGCAATCAATTGCGCTACTACGAACCTGGCTTCTTCTGGGAAACGGACATCCTTCAAAGACCTATCTGTTTGTAGTAATGCGATTTATCGCATCAATGCGTAAGTCCCAATGAAAATAGGATCGTGGAAGTTTGCAATAATGCTCCCAAAACTGGCGGGTTGTTTTCTATGGTAAATCCTAAAAATATATGAACAGTTTTCGTAGGGGTTGGGTCCCTCAACCCCACCCTATCGCGGTAGGCGAGGTTTCTAACCTCGCCTTTTTAGAGTGTCAAAGTAATTCTAAAATCTACCATAAATCAATAACCTTTCCAGTATCTTCGGGGCCCCTCGCGTAGGTCAACCTTTTTTTCTCACAATCTCAACTGATACAGGATAGTGGCGTTTCATCTCCGCTGTAAAAGGCGATGCTTTCACACTGAGAACTTGGTAAATCGAAATTTTCAAGTTGACCCTTCAACGGGTATATGGTAAAGTTAAAGGTCAAAGTACTCCCATGGTTCCAGTATGAATGTACGCTTATAGTAAAACCCGTAATTACCTTTACACTTTTTTGCATCGGCGAGGTTAGGAAACCTCGCCTACCGGGGGCAGAAGTGTAAACTTATTTTCAAAATCTACTATAAATAAAAAGCACCAAAAGACATTAGAGGCTATTTTTAGCACGCAAGTTCCGGCGACATTGCAATGGAGACGGATTGAAGCTCTTTTTATGGCACTGGGTGCCACAAAAGAAGAAGGCAGAGGATCATCTGTGAACTTTAAATTGGAAGGGAGAACTGCCACCTTCCACCGACCTCATAACCGAAAAGAGGTAAACCGATATCAAGTACGCGATGCGCGAGATTTCTTAAAAGAGGTAGGAATAACACCATGAAAACAATGACACATAGAGGCTATACTGCAGAAATTATCTATAGTGATGAAGATGAATGTTTTGTTGGCCATGTTGTTAATATTGATGATATCGTTGGTTTTCACGGAGATACCGACGAAGAACTACGTGTCGCCTTTGAAGACGTAGTAGATCTCTACATCAAAGTCGAAAATCAACCGGAGAACCCTCCACAGAAGCACTTCGCGTGGCGGTTTCTGTCGCGTCTACGCCAAGCATTCCATCTATAGAAATAACGTCGCCGTTTATGCTTGTGAGGATTAGCTCCGTTTCGGTCAAGGAAATTTTATCCATGCATGGAAGGTTGGTATGTGAAAAAGAGACGATATCAATCCCAAACCGGAACCGAATCAACTTCGCTCCTGCCGCCGCTCGCCATCGGTGTGGCTCTGATCCTTCTCAACGCATACTGGATCGCCTTCGTCAGCGGTATCCACCACTCCCTGAATCCCGCTTATGCCTCCCTGTTTATTACCCCAATCGTCAACCTCTTTTTTCTCCTGTTAATCAATACGCTGCTGAAGCGGATCCGCCCACAACTCGCTTTGAGCCGCGCCCAACTCCTCTTGGTCTACCAGATGCTGGTAATGCTGTGTGTCGTCTCCGGACACAACCCGATGGACTTCATTCTCGGCATCCTCGCGCATCCGTACTGGTTCGCTACTTTTGAAAACGAATACGCCACGCTTTTCCATCGGTATATCCCGCCGTGGTTCACAGTTCAAGATAAAGGGGCGCTCACGGGTTTCTTTGAAGGGAACTCGACCCTCTACACACCGAGACACCTGTTCGCATGGATGGGGCCTGTGCTGCTTTGGTCGTTTGTCACATTCGTTCTCTTCTTTATTTTACTGTGTTTTAACAGCATCCAGCGGTTGCAATGGAGCGAACGGGAACGCCTGAGTTATCCGATCGCACAACTCCCTATAGAGATGACCACGCCACGCTTTTTTTCAAGAAGATTGCTGTGGCTTGGGTTTAGTATCTGTGCGGTGATAGAACTCCTCAACGGACTCCACTTTCTCTATCCGTTTGTGCCGGGTGTGCCACTTAAAATACCCGATTTCGGGGCGAAAATCTTTACCACGAAACCTTGGAACGCTATTGGATGGTTACCGCTCTTCTTTTATCCGTGGGTCATCGCATTGACCTTCTTCGTTCCGCTGGAACTCTCGTTCTCGGTCTGGTTCTTTTTTCTGTTTACAAAATTTCAGCTGATTGTAGGGAGCATCGGCGGCTGGAAATCGCTGCAAGGGTTCCCGTATTACAATCAACAGGGGATCGGGGCGTGGTTGACGCTTGGGATTCTCATCCTGTGGACGAGTCGCAAGCACCTTAAAACCGTATGTACTCTGGCTTTGAAGCCTTCTGGAAACGGCACTATAGCCTCCAATAACGAACCGTTTCACTATCGCACCGCAATCCTCGGCATCTTGGTAGGCACGGCAATTCTCGTTATCATTTTTCAGCAGGCTGGCATGTCGGTTGGAATTCTCCTCGCCTTTCTATGCCTCTATTTCCTGATGTCCATCGCCATAACGTATGCGAGGGCAGCCGTCGGTGTGCCGTATCATGAAGTCATTTGGACGCATCCACCCCTGATGATCGTATCGGTATTAGGCACACGACGCACCGGCGCGGCGAATTTGACACTGTTCTCTTTCTTATATCCGTATGTTCGTGACAACGTCTCACACCCAATGCCGAGTCAGTTAGAAGGTTTTAAAATAGCGGAACGCGCACCGGTTTCGCAGAGAAAGATGGCAATCACGATGATCGTCGCCCTATTGATTGCGATTCCTGCCTCTTTCTGGGCGTACTTGCATCTCATCTACCAACACGGTGCGGTACGAACCGAGGGGTACATTATCGGTATCGGTATCGAAACTTTTGAACGTATGCTACTCCCGTGGTTACAACAATCCCACACTATAGATAGCACAGGATTGAGTTTCACGGCGTTCGCCTCACTGTTCACATTGGGACTCATGTTCCTGAGGAGACAGTTTATCTGGTTCCCTTTCCATCCAACGGGCTACGCCCTCGGTTTATCCGCAGGAATGGTTTGGGTCTGGAGCGCGATCTGTGTCGGTTGGATCATCAAGGCGGTCCTGCTCAAATTCGGGGGGTTACGTATCTATCGGAAGGCTGCCCCATTCTTCGTCGGCGTGATTCTGGGGGACTTTCTGATCGGAACGTTTTGGAGTTTGGTGGGTGCCATCTTTGGGATACCGGTGTATCGGGTCTGGTATTAGGGAGTGTAGGTGAACCGAATTTTTAAGTTGACACCTCACCCTGTATATGGTAGAGTTAAGAGTCAAAGCATACCCGCGGTTAACGTATGAATATCCGTCTCAACAAAAAGCACCGAAGGACATTGGAAGCCATCTTCAGTAAGGAAGTTCCGGCAACGCTGCAATGGCGGCGGATTGAAGCCCTTTTCAAAGCACTCGGGGCACTAAAAGACGAGAAAAGCGGTTCCTCCGTAACTTTTGAATTAAATAGGAAAACGACTACGCTTCACCGACCTCATCCGCGAAAAGAGATAAATCGATATCAAGTGCGCGACATACGCGATTTTTTAAAACGGGCAGGAATAACACTATGAAAACACTGACATATAGGGGCTATACCGCCGAAATTATCTATAGTGACGAAGATTATCTCTTCGTTGGTCATGTTGTCAATATTGGTGATGACATCGTCTCTTTCCACGGGAACACTGACGCGGAACTACAAGAGGCATTTGAAAATGTGTTAGATCACTACCTTGAATTCCGAGAGAAGCGCGAAAACCCACCGCAAAAGCAGAACGCAGGGAGTTTCTGGGCGCGTTTACGTCAAGCACTTCATCTGTAAACGCAGCGTGTCCGTTCTATTCGCTATAGGAACGGCGTCAGGAAAAAAAGGAATTTTATC of Candidatus Poribacteria bacterium contains these proteins:
- a CDS encoding toxin-antitoxin system HicB family antitoxin: MKTMTHRGYTAEIIYSDEDECFVGHVVNIDDIVGFHGDTDEELRVAFEDVVDLYIKVENQPENPPQKHFAWRFLSRLRQAFHL
- a CDS encoding toxin-antitoxin system HicB family antitoxin; amino-acid sequence: MKTLTYRGYTAEIIYSDEDYLFVGHVVNIGDDIVSFHGNTDAELQEAFENVLDHYLEFREKRENPPQKQNAGSFWARLRQALHL
- a CDS encoding type II toxin-antitoxin system HicA family toxin, giving the protein MNIRLNKKHRRTLEAIFSKEVPATLQWRRIEALFKALGALKDEKSGSSVTFELNRKTTTLHRPHPRKEINRYQVRDIRDFLKRAGITL
- a CDS encoding type II toxin-antitoxin system HicA family toxin; the protein is MNKKHQKTLEAIFSTQVPATLQWRRIEALFMALGATKEEGRGSSVNFKLEGRTATFHRPHNRKEVNRYQVRDARDFLKEVGITP
- a CDS encoding DUF4433 domain-containing protein produces the protein MRDRDKIQQTQDAILRLKCSDSLTLQEWAERMKIMYGSSPGTPPFDGNFIDIVEQAFIALHSQGHAHQIVKDRSGNKSSKWQVILNSNRIFQIQQICNEREITTLCHFTRIENLKSILQRGLEGRRILEESEIQFLWNDCHRYDRCPEANCLSISFPNYQMFYKLRQEKQKIEGVNDSQWIVLLLDAKVLWELECAFCQLNAADIAVTSIPLEDRKRPEALKGMFADFYHIKHQDLSIPKNYPTHPQAEVLVFNRIPVQYIKAICFGNVDAKNRWLHNSTETDNELSEYRFYTERHYFNARRDYARW